A stretch of DNA from Serinibacter arcticus:
CCTCGGGCGAGCCGGCCAGGAGCACGCCGGACTCGCAGACGTCGATCGCCGTGCCGCCGTACTCGCGCAGACCGGTCCGGGCGACCTCGCCGCCGAGGGCCGCGGCCATCGCCTGGAAGCCGTAGCAGATGCCGAGCACCGGGACCCCGGCGGTGAAGATCGCCGGGTCCACGAACGGGGCGCCCTCCTCGTACACGGACGAGGGTCCGCCCGAGAGGATGATCGCGACCGGGTCCTTGGCGAGCATCTGCTCGGCCGTGAAGGTGTGCGGGACGATCTCGGAGTAGACCCGGGCCTCACGGACCCGGCGGGCGATCAGCTGCGCGTACTGCGCGCCGAAGTCGACGACGAGAACGGGGCGGGGCGCGGCGGTGGGGGTCTGCGTCACGCCCCCAAGGATAGGTGCTCCGGTCGGGGGCGCCGGGCGGTGTCCGGCGCCGCGCGGTCAGACCCGCCGCGACGCCACCGGCCAGCGCGAGGCCCTGGCCTCGACCACGAACGACAGCACCGGCACGACGCCGCCGAGGACCATCACGACGAGGCGGCCGAGACCCCAGCGCGCCTTCGACCAGACGTCGAAGGCCGTGACGATGTAGACCACGTAGATCCAGCCGTGCACGAACGGCACCCAGCCCAGCGCGGAGTCGACCCAGGCGACCTGGAGGACGTACTTCAGCACCATCTCCACGCACAGCACGAGCAGCATCACGCCGGTGACGAACGCCATCACGCGGTAGCGGGCGAACGGCTTGCGCGTGCGCTCGGCGTCCTTCGCCAGGGCGCTCCCGGCGGCCTCGGGGACGGCGGTGGGCGAGGACGGGGCGGGCTGGCTCATGGACTGCTTCCTTCCGAGGGCGGTGCCCCCATCCTCCCGCACCGGCGGGGCGGTCGAAAGCCGGCCGCCCGGCTCCTGGCAGCATGGGCGCATGTCCTCGTCCGACGAGACGCGCCGGCCGGCCGCGAGCACCCCCGACTCCCCGGGCGGGCCCCGCCGGTCCCGCCGCCTCCTCGTCCGGGGCACCGCCGTCGGCGTCGTCGTGGTGCTGCTCGGCGTCGCGGCGCTGCTCCTGCACCAGCGCTCGACCGCCCTCACGCTCCAGGCCGCGCAGGTCGCGGAGTGGACCGAGGAGGTCGACGCCTGGCAGCTCGACGCCCTGGCGGTCGTCCCGGAGCCGACGGTCCGCCTCGGCCCGCTCGTGTCCGGCGCCGCCACCGAGACGGCCGAGGGCATCGCGGCCGTCACCGCGGAGTGCGACCGGGTCGCGAGCGCCGCCACCGCCGCGGCCGATCCGCCGGACGCCCCCGAGGCCCCGGCCGGCCTGGACCGCGCCGCCGCCGGGTACGACGCCGTCGAGAACCGCCTGGCGACGTCGTCGGAGTCGCTGACCGGTTACGCGACGGCCGCCGCCGGCGCCGCGGACGCGCTCGCCGACCTGTGCGCCGTCTACCCCGCGCTGGCGCAGATCAACCTCGACCAGGCGGGCGCGATCGAGGGTCTGAGGGCCCAGCTCGGGGCGTGCGACCTCGCCGACGTCGGCTGCCTCCCCCGGGACCGCGCCGCGTGGCCCGCGATCGCCGACTCCGTCGACGCCGCCTACACCGAGCCCGAGCGCCGACGGGCGGAGCTGTTCGGCGGGTCGTGCCCCTCCGACGCCCTCACGGACGTCTGCGCCACCCTCGCGGCGAACGCGAGCGCCGTCGTCCCGCTGTACGAGCAGGTCGCCCAGGCGATCCGCGACGCCTCCGGCGGCGGGATCACGACGGCGCGCGACGCGCTCGCCGCCCAGCTCGACACCAACGCCGGCGCGCTCGCGGCCACCGCGGCGCCGTTCCTCACCGGCGACGTCACCGATCCGGAGGTCGCCGTGGCACAGGCCTACCGCCAGATCGCCCTCGACGCCGACGCCGCGTGGCTGAGCGCCGACGGCACCCTCATGGTCGCGCTGGACTGAGCCGGGAGATGCGCGTCACCCGGACCGAAAACCGTTAGGTCGGCCCACCCGGCACTCCTACCCTGGAGCACGTGCTCGATCTCCACCGCCCCGCCACCTCGCCCGCCCCACCACCGGGGTCGGGCGCTACCTGTGGTGGCGCGCCGGCCAGCAGCGCGGTCTCGTCGTCGCCGGTGTCGGGCTCGGCATCGTCAACGCGATGACGCAGGCCGCCGCCCCCTACGTGCTCGGACGCGCCGTCGACGACGGCCTCCGCACCGGCGTGATGTCCGCGCTCGTGACGTGGAGCGGCGTGCTGCTCGGCCTGTGGGTGCTGCGCTCGCTCAGCGGTGTGCTCGCACACCGCGTCGACGTCGCCAACTGGCTGCGCGCGTGCCTCGGCACCATCCACCTCATGGGCGACACGGTCGCGACCAAGGGCGAGTCCGTGCGGCGCACGATCGCCACCGGCGAGGTGGTGGCCACGGTCGCCTCCGACTCCCCCCGCATCGGCGAGGTCTACGCGTTCGTCGGCCGCTTCCTCGGTGGCCTCGTCGCCTACGTCGCCGTCGCCGTCATCCTGCTGAACGCCTCGGCCACCCTCGGGCTGGCGGTGCTGCTGGGCATCCCCGTGGTCGCCGGCATCCTCGCGCTCATCGTCAAGCCCCTGCAGGCACGCCAGTCCGAGCACCGCGAGCAGAACGGCCGCCTCACCGTGCTCGGCTCCGACACGGTCTCGGGCCTGCGGATCCTGCGCGGCATCGGCGGCGAGGAGGCCTTCACCGCCCGCTACCGCGCGCAGTCGCAGCGCGTGCGGGAGGCGGGCGTGCGGGTCGCGGGCACGCAGTCGCTGCTCGACATGATGCAGACGCTGCTGCCCGGGCTCTTCCTGGCCGGTGTCCTCTGGTACGGCGCCAGGCTGGCGATCGCGGGCGACATCGAGCCCGGCCAGCTGGTGGCGTTCTACGGCTACGCCGCGTTCCTCACCACCCCGCTCAACGACGCCACGCAGGGTGTGCAGATCCTCACGCGCGCCCGCATCGCCACGGCCCGGGTGCTCACGGTGCTGCGGACCACGCCCGCCGTGTCGGAGTCCGCCTCGACGACGCCGCTCCCGACGGAGCCCTCCGACCTGGTCGACCCCACGAGCGGGCTGCGCGTCGAGCCCGGCCGGCTCGTCGCGCTCGTCGCGGCGGACCCGGACGAGACGGCGGCCATCGCCACGCGCCTGGGGCGGTTCGAGGACGCCTCCGAGCTCCCGAGCCCGACCTACGGCGGGGTCCCGCTGACCACCGCCCCCCTGGCGGAGGTCCGCCGTCGCATCGTCGTGTCCGAGGCCACGCCCAGCATCTTCACCGGGGTGCTCGCCTCCGAGCTCGACGTCCGCGACAGCGGGGACCGGTCGCGCATCGAGGCCGCGGTCAGGGTCGCCGACGCGGGCGACGTGCTCGACTCCCTCCCGGGCGGCCTCGACGGCGCCGTGGCGGAGAAGGGCCGCACGCTCTCGGGCGGGCAGCGGCAGCGCGTCTCCCTCGCGCGGGCCCTCCTCACGGACGCCGAGGTGCTGGTCATGATCGAGCCGACCTCCGCCGTCGACGCCCACACCGAGGCACGCATCGCGAGCCGGCTCAGGCCGGCGCGCGAGGGGCGCACCACGGTCGTCGTGACCGCGAGCCCGCTCGTGCTGGACCGGGTCGACGAGGTCGTGCTCGTCGTGGACGGGAAGGTCGCCACCCGCGGCGCCCACCACGACCTCATGCACGACGCCGAGCTCGCCGCCCGCGGCGACCTCGTCGGGGCCAGGGCCCGCGCCGCGATGGCCTACCGCCGCGTCGTGAGCCGGAGCGTGGACGACTACGCCCCGGCCGAGACCCCCGGCACCCCTCCCCCGACAGCTCCCCCGACCCCGACCACCGGAACCACGACCCCCGCAGGAGGTGCCCGATGAGCACGACGCTCCCCATCGCCGAGGCGCCCCAGCTGCGGCGCGACGCCGCCGCCCTGCTGCGCCGGCACTCGCGCGGCTTCACCAAGGTCGGACTGCTGCAGGCCGTCGCCGCGACCGCCGGGCTCGCGGGACCGTTCCTCCTGGGCCGCATCGTCGACGACGTCGCGGGCGGCGCCGGCCCCTCCGCCGTCGACCAGGCCGTGATCATCCTCGTGGTGGCCGTCCTCGCCCAGTCGGTCACGGTCCGGTACGCGCAGAAGGCCTCGATGGTGCTGGGCGAGACGATCTTCGCCCAGCTGCGCGAGGAGTTCATCGCGACCATCACCTCGCTGCCGCTCTCGACCGTGGAGAAGGCCGGCACCGGCGACCTCGTCGGCCGCACCACCAACGACATCGATCGCGTCCAGCACACCGTCCGGTTCGGCATCCCCCGGGTGCTCGTGGCCGTCACGACGATCCTGCTGACGATCGTGGCAGCGGCCCTGACGAGCTGGATCGTGGCGCTCGGGATCGTCGTCGGCGTACCGATCCTGCTCGCGGCCGTGCGCTGGTACCTGCGGCGCGCGACGACGGCGTACCTGCGGGAGTCCGCCGCCTACACGGCCATGAACGGCACGTTCACCGAGACGGTCGAGGGGGCCCGCACGGTCGAGGCCCTCGCGCTCGCGCACCGCCGGCGACGCCGCACCGACGACGACCTCGTCGAGACCGTCGAGGCCGAGTGGGCGACGCTCAAGCTGCGCCAGGTGCTGTTCCCGGCCGTCGACATGGCCTTCGGCCTGCCCAGCGTGGTCGTCCTGCTGTGGGGCGGCTGGCTGGTCGCCCAGGGCGAGGTGACCATCGGCGCCGTCACGACCGTGGCGCTCTACACGGTCCAGCTGATGGGCCCGGTCTGGGACCTCATCTTCTGGGTGGACGAGATCCAGGTCGCCACCGTCTCGCTCGCCCGCATCTTCGGCGTCAGCGAGGTCAGGCCGGACCGCACGGAGTCGGGCGAGGAGCCGACGGACGAGCACATCGTCGCCGAGGGCGTCACCTACGCCTACCGCGAGGGTCACCCCGTGCTGCACGGCATCGACCTCGACCTCGCGGTCGGTGAGCGGCTCGCGATCGTGGGCCCGTCGGGCGCCGGGAAGTCGACGTTCGGCCGCATGCTCGCCGGCGTCCACCCGCCGTCGGGCGGCACGGTGCGCGTCGGCGGCGTCCCGCTCGTCGACCTCCCGCTCACCGACCTGCGCGGTCACGTCGCGCTCGTCACCCAGGAGCACCACGTCTTCGTGGGGACGCTCGCGGACAACCTGCGGCTGGCCAAGGCCGCGGCGGACGACGCCGAGATCGCCGCGGCGCTCGGCGCCGTCGACGCGCTCGGCTGGGCCCGCGCGCTGCCGCAGGGCCTCGCCACCGAGGTCGGGTCGGGCGGGTTCGAGCTGAGCCCGGCGCAGGCGCAGCAGGTGGCGCTGGCTCGGCTCGTGCTGCTCGACCCCCACACGCTGGTGCTCGACGAGGCCACCTCGCTCATCGACCCGCGTCAGGCGCGCGACCTCGAGGCCTCGCTCGCCGGGGTGCTCGAGGGGCGCACCGTCGTCGCGATCGCGCACCGCCTGTACACGGCGCACGACGCCGACCGGGTCGCCGTGATCGACGGCGGACGGATCACGGAGATCGGCCCGCACGCCGACCTGGTGGACCGGGGCGGGGAGTACGCCAGCCTCTGGCACTCCTGGCAGAGCGAGTAGCGGGACCGTCAGCAGGGGGCCGGTCTCGCCGGCCGGGACGCGTCAGAGGAGTCCGGCGATGCGGCGCTCGAGCTCGGCGGCGGAGGACTCGACGTCGAGCTCGCGGCTGATCACGTGGACGTCCAGCACGTCGCGCCCCGGCCCGTGGAGTCGGGCCGAGAGCGTGCCGGGCATCAGGTTGAGGACGAACGCGAAGACGATCCGCGAGGTCTCGCCCGGCAGCGAGCAGGTGTAGGTGGTCCAGACCGGATCGATGTCGGTCCGGGGCAGCCTGAGCGCCCGGCGGGCGACGTCGATCCCGCCCACCACCGATCGCCCCGCCACCCAGCCGGCCAGCGCGAGCGCGCGGCCGGTCCGTCGCAGCGCGCTCGCCCGCCCGGGGGCCGGCGATCCCGGCCCCCCGGTCACGACGAGGCTGACGGCGGTGGCGACCGCCACGGCGACCGGCGCGTAGCCCGGCGAGGCGTCGGCCTCGGTGACGGCGATCCAGAGGAGCGCGAGCAGCACCGCGCGCACCGCCACGGACCTCAGCCACACCGTCACGCCCGGTCGTCCCACGCCTGCTCCTCCCCTGTCCGCGCTCACGACGCGCCCCGTCCGACGGCCCACACCAGCGCCACCGCGGCGGCGACCAGGAGGAGCAGCCCCGAGCCGATCCACGTGCCGACCGCGCCCTGCGCCCGCTCGAGCAGCGCCGAGGGTCGCGGTCCCGCCGCGATCCGCTCCCCCGCGCGGGCCCGGGCCCGGCCCAGCCCTCGGAAGGCCGACTCCGTCGCCCGCACCGCGGCGCGGACCGCGCGCTCCTCGACGGCCACGACGTCGCCCGGCGGCACGAGGTCGCCGCGCGGGTGCGCGAGCCGCGAGTCGGCGAAGCGGGGACGCGCCGCCAGCACGACGGCCGCGGCGCCGAGCGCGAGCCCGGCGACCACCGGCCACGTCTGCGCGCCCAGCGCCGCGGGATCCAGCAGACCGGGCACCGACAGCACGTCGGCGTGACGCTGCGCGAGCACCGTGACCGGCACCACTGCCCCCACGCACAGGGCGACCCACGCGACGTCGCGCGTGAGGGGCGTCGGGCGCACGTCGCGCTCGCGCCGTCGCATCACGACGGCGAGGCGCACCAGCAGCAGCGTCGACCCGAGCCCGATGAGCGGGAGCACGTCCGCGAGCGGCAGCGCGGTGAACGGGACGACGGCGTCGCCCACCGCCTCCTTGGCCACGTACTTGGCCACGAAACCGCTGGTGAGGGGCAGCCCGGCCAGCGAGGCGCCCGCGACCGCCATCGCGGTCGCCACCACGCGGCGCGGCAGCCGCTCCGCGTCCCACGCCTGGACCCCGAGGAACAGCGCCCCCTTCACCAGCCCGTGGTGCACGGCGTAGACGACCGCGGCCAGCGCGCACGCGGCCGCGAGGTCGGGCTCGATCAGGGCCGCCCCCACGAGCGCCGTGATGAACCCCATCTGGCTGATGCTGCTGTACGCGAGCACCACCTTCGGGTCGTCCTGCAGCAGCCCCACCGGCACCGCCAGGAAGCCGCCGACCAGCGCCAGCAGCAGGAGCAGGGAGCCCCAGCCGGGCTCGCCGTCGCCCTCGCCCAGCGGGAGGAACCGGAGCCAGCCGATCAGGCCGGCCTTGAGCATGACGCCGGAGAGCACGGCGCTCGCGGGCGTGGGCGCCGCGGGGTGGGCCAGCGGCAGCCACACGTGCAGCGGCACGGTACCCGCCTTCACGCCGAACCCGGCGATCAGGAGCCCCACGATCAGCCCGCCCGACGGCGAGTCCGCCACCGCTCCCGGCACGTCGGCCACCGTCGTCGCCCCGGCGGCGGCCACCAGGAGCAGCGCGCCGAGCACGGCGGCCTCGCCGAGCACGGTCAGGACGAGGTAGATGCTCCCGGCCCGACGCGAGAGGGAGGTGCCGGTGTGGATGACGGCCGCGTACCCGACGAAGCTCACGAGCGTGAAGCACAGGTAGAACGTCACGACGTCGTCGGCCACGAAGACGCCGACGTTGCCGACCAGGCACAGCAGCAGGAACGCGCTCAGCACCTCGGGCCGCCGGGTCTTCGCGCGGGGCACGAACGCGAGGGCGAGGGCGTAGAGCGCCGCCGCGAGCCCCACGAGGGGGCGCCCCAGATCGTCCAGCCGCGCGCTCGATCCGAGCAGGAACCAGTCGGCGCGGTGCACGGCGTCGTCGCCCAGGAGCGCGAGCAGCCCGGCGGGGACGGCGGCGAGCCAGGCCCAGCGACCGAGCCCGGCGTGCACCGACGCCGTCCGCGGCGTCCGTGCCCGGCCGGTGACGCCGATGAGGGCGGCGACGAGCAGCGGGACGCCGACGACGGCGACCCACAGGACGTCCTGCGAGGCGGCGGCCGTCACGGGAACGCCTGCCCGGCGATGATCTGGGCCAGCGACCAGGGCGAGTACGACAGCCCCGCGGTGACGCCGAGGACGACGGTGAGCACCGCCGTCACGACGGGCGGCGCGAGGAGCGCCAGGGGTGCCCCGCGACGCGGACGCTCGTCGGCCCAGGCCGCGTCCGCGTCCGGCGGCAGCGCCCACAGCCGGTAGACGACGGGCAGGAAGTAGCCGGCGTTCAGGACGGTGCTGGTCAGCAGGACGGGCACGACCCAGGCGTCGCCGGCGTCGAGCGCGCCCGTGCCGAGCGCCCACTTCGAGACGAAGCCGGCCAACGGCGGGAGACCCATCATCCCGAGCGCCGCGACGGTGAAGGCGGCGCCCGCGAGGGGCAGGCGGCGGCCGACGCCCGCGAGCTCGCTGACCCGGCTGACCTTGAGCTCCTCGGCGAACAGCCCGGCGCAGAAGAACAGCGTGATCTTCATGACTCCCTGGTTGACGATGTGGACGAGCGCCCCGGCGAGCGCGAGCGGGCTGAGCAGCGCCGCGCCGAGGGCGACGTAGGAGAGCTGGGAGACCGTGGAGTAGGCGAGCCGTTTCTTCAGGTCGTCCTGCGCCAGGGCCCGCACGGACCCGTAGACGATCGTGAACGCCGCCATCACCGCGAGGACCGTCAGCACCCCGAGCTGCGCCAGCAGGGCGGCGCCGAAGACGTCGTGCACCACCCGCACGATCCCGAAGGCCCCGGCCTTGACGACGGCGACGGCGTGCAGCAGCGCGCTCACCGGGGCCGGCGCGACCATGGCCGCGGGCAGCCAGCCGTGCAGCGGAAAGATCGCGGCCTTCACGGCGACGCCGATCAGCATCATCGTGGCGATCGCCGTCGCCGTGACCGGCTCGTCGCGGGCGAGCTGCGCGACGGCCTCGACGCCGCCGGAGGTGAACTCGACCGGGCCGACCTCGGCCGTCAGCCAGACGATCCCCGCCAGCAGGACCACGCCGCCGGTGAGCGTGTAGGTCAGGTACGTGCGGGCCCCCGCGAACGCCCCGCTGGTGCCGCGGTGCGCGACCAGCGGGTAGGTCACGAGCGTGAGCATCTCGAAGAAGATCAGGAACGTCAGCAGGTTGCCCGCCAGACCGATGCCGGCGGTGGCGGTGACGCAGAGGCTGAAGAAGCCGAAGAACCGGCTGCGGTTGGGCGACCCCTCGAGGTAGCCGATCGCGTAGATCGTGGTGACGAGCCAGAGCGCCGCCGAGAGCGCCCCGAAGAACAGGCCGAAGGAGTCGGTCACGAGCACGATGTCGAGCCCGGGCACCCACTCGAAGGCCGCCCGCTGCTTCTCGCCGGCGACCACGGGCGGGATCAGGCTGATGACGAGCGCGAGCTTCACCAGCGCGGCGCCCAGGTTGATCGCGGTCCGGGTGCGCACCTGGGACTCGCGGAGAGAGAAGATCACGAGGGCGGGGAGCAGCGACGCCAGCAGCACGAGGTAGGGGATCGCGCTGGTGGTGACGGTCGCGTCGGGGTTCATCGCGCACCTGCCGCGGGGTCGAGGACGGAGCCGGGGTAGCCCGAGCCGATCAGCTCCGCCAGCGGGGCGGCGGCCAGGCCGAGCACGACGGCGAGGACCGCGAGCACGAACGGCGTCACGCTGAGCACGGCGCTCACGCGCTGCGGCGTCGGCACGTCGTC
This window harbors:
- a CDS encoding DUF3817 domain-containing protein; translation: MSQPAPSSPTAVPEAAGSALAKDAERTRKPFARYRVMAFVTGVMLLVLCVEMVLKYVLQVAWVDSALGWVPFVHGWIYVVYIVTAFDVWSKARWGLGRLVVMVLGGVVPVLSFVVEARASRWPVASRRV
- a CDS encoding ABC transporter ATP-binding protein is translated as MTQAAAPYVLGRAVDDGLRTGVMSALVTWSGVLLGLWVLRSLSGVLAHRVDVANWLRACLGTIHLMGDTVATKGESVRRTIATGEVVATVASDSPRIGEVYAFVGRFLGGLVAYVAVAVILLNASATLGLAVLLGIPVVAGILALIVKPLQARQSEHREQNGRLTVLGSDTVSGLRILRGIGGEEAFTARYRAQSQRVREAGVRVAGTQSLLDMMQTLLPGLFLAGVLWYGARLAIAGDIEPGQLVAFYGYAAFLTTPLNDATQGVQILTRARIATARVLTVLRTTPAVSESASTTPLPTEPSDLVDPTSGLRVEPGRLVALVAADPDETAAIATRLGRFEDASELPSPTYGGVPLTTAPLAEVRRRIVVSEATPSIFTGVLASELDVRDSGDRSRIEAAVRVADAGDVLDSLPGGLDGAVAEKGRTLSGGQRQRVSLARALLTDAEVLVMIEPTSAVDAHTEARIASRLRPAREGRTTVVVTASPLVLDRVDEVVLVVDGKVATRGAHHDLMHDAELAARGDLVGARARAAMAYRRVVSRSVDDYAPAETPGTPPPTAPPTPTTGTTTPAGGAR
- a CDS encoding ABC transporter ATP-binding protein codes for the protein MSTTLPIAEAPQLRRDAAALLRRHSRGFTKVGLLQAVAATAGLAGPFLLGRIVDDVAGGAGPSAVDQAVIILVVAVLAQSVTVRYAQKASMVLGETIFAQLREEFIATITSLPLSTVEKAGTGDLVGRTTNDIDRVQHTVRFGIPRVLVAVTTILLTIVAAALTSWIVALGIVVGVPILLAAVRWYLRRATTAYLRESAAYTAMNGTFTETVEGARTVEALALAHRRRRRTDDDLVETVEAEWATLKLRQVLFPAVDMAFGLPSVVVLLWGGWLVAQGEVTIGAVTTVALYTVQLMGPVWDLIFWVDEIQVATVSLARIFGVSEVRPDRTESGEEPTDEHIVAEGVTYAYREGHPVLHGIDLDLAVGERLAIVGPSGAGKSTFGRMLAGVHPPSGGTVRVGGVPLVDLPLTDLRGHVALVTQEHHVFVGTLADNLRLAKAAADDAEIAAALGAVDALGWARALPQGLATEVGSGGFELSPAQAQQVALARLVLLDPHTLVLDEATSLIDPRQARDLEASLAGVLEGRTVVAIAHRLYTAHDADRVAVIDGGRITEIGPHADLVDRGGEYASLWHSWQSE
- a CDS encoding Na+/H+ antiporter subunit E, with the translated sequence MGRPGVTVWLRSVAVRAVLLALLWIAVTEADASPGYAPVAVAVATAVSLVVTGGPGSPAPGRASALRRTGRALALAGWVAGRSVVGGIDVARRALRLPRTDIDPVWTTYTCSLPGETSRIVFAFVLNLMPGTLSARLHGPGRDVLDVHVISRELDVESSAAELERRIAGLL
- a CDS encoding complex I subunit 5 family protein, which gives rise to MTAAASQDVLWVAVVGVPLLVAALIGVTGRARTPRTASVHAGLGRWAWLAAVPAGLLALLGDDAVHRADWFLLGSSARLDDLGRPLVGLAAALYALALAFVPRAKTRRPEVLSAFLLLCLVGNVGVFVADDVVTFYLCFTLVSFVGYAAVIHTGTSLSRRAGSIYLVLTVLGEAAVLGALLLVAAAGATTVADVPGAVADSPSGGLIVGLLIAGFGVKAGTVPLHVWLPLAHPAAPTPASAVLSGVMLKAGLIGWLRFLPLGEGDGEPGWGSLLLLLALVGGFLAVPVGLLQDDPKVVLAYSSISQMGFITALVGAALIEPDLAAACALAAVVYAVHHGLVKGALFLGVQAWDAERLPRRVVATAMAVAGASLAGLPLTSGFVAKYVAKEAVGDAVVPFTALPLADVLPLIGLGSTLLLVRLAVVMRRRERDVRPTPLTRDVAWVALCVGAVVPVTVLAQRHADVLSVPGLLDPAALGAQTWPVVAGLALGAAAVVLAARPRFADSRLAHPRGDLVPPGDVVAVEERAVRAAVRATESAFRGLGRARARAGERIAAGPRPSALLERAQGAVGTWIGSGLLLLVAAAVALVWAVGRGAS
- a CDS encoding complex I subunit 5 family protein, whose translation is MNPDATVTTSAIPYLVLLASLLPALVIFSLRESQVRTRTAINLGAALVKLALVISLIPPVVAGEKQRAAFEWVPGLDIVLVTDSFGLFFGALSAALWLVTTIYAIGYLEGSPNRSRFFGFFSLCVTATAGIGLAGNLLTFLIFFEMLTLVTYPLVAHRGTSGAFAGARTYLTYTLTGGVVLLAGIVWLTAEVGPVEFTSGGVEAVAQLARDEPVTATAIATMMLIGVAVKAAIFPLHGWLPAAMVAPAPVSALLHAVAVVKAGAFGIVRVVHDVFGAALLAQLGVLTVLAVMAAFTIVYGSVRALAQDDLKKRLAYSTVSQLSYVALGAALLSPLALAGALVHIVNQGVMKITLFFCAGLFAEELKVSRVSELAGVGRRLPLAGAAFTVAALGMMGLPPLAGFVSKWALGTGALDAGDAWVVPVLLTSTVLNAGYFLPVVYRLWALPPDADAAWADERPRRGAPLALLAPPVVTAVLTVVLGVTAGLSYSPWSLAQIIAGQAFP